From a region of the uncultured Draconibacterium sp. genome:
- a CDS encoding cupin domain-containing protein — protein sequence MKISVDNYSEEELQEEGVFEWPVRKLDEEKLDWYYEETELCYIVEGEAVIATEFEPVTVRAGDFVTFPKGLECVWDVESELIMHYSCE from the coding sequence ATGAAAATTTCCGTTGATAACTATTCCGAAGAAGAGCTACAGGAAGAGGGAGTTTTTGAATGGCCAGTTCGTAAACTGGATGAAGAAAAACTGGACTGGTATTACGAGGAAACAGAGTTGTGTTATATTGTTGAAGGAGAGGCGGTGATAGCAACAGAGTTTGAACCGGTAACAGTGCGTGCCGGAGATTTTGTTACTTTTCCTAAAGGGCTGGAGTGTGTTTGGGACGTAGAGTCCGAATTAATAATGCACTATTCCTGCGAATAA
- a CDS encoding metallophosphoesterase yields MKQLIYLSLSLFLLFSCTQNSNQQANSETDDFSFVFMTDIHITPERNATEGFSQAIDTINSLNPDFVLTGGDNIMDALGQTYEASDSLYKLYENTVAQVKAPVYSTMGNHEVFGLYEKSGVSPLHEEYGKQLYENRLAKRYYSFDYKNWHFVVLDGIGFTNDRHYYGHVDEEQLEWLAEDLKTAGDKPIAVSIHIPLLSIGSQIMQSPTEGMSKGSIVTNANQVREILEQHNTKLVLQGHLHFLEDIEYNGIHYITGGAISSQWWQGQRFGMEEGFLKIDVSGENFSWQYVDYGWDVKEAI; encoded by the coding sequence ATGAAACAACTTATCTATTTATCATTAAGCCTGTTTCTGCTTTTTAGTTGCACGCAAAATTCCAACCAGCAAGCGAATTCAGAAACAGATGATTTTTCTTTTGTATTTATGACTGACATCCATATTACGCCAGAACGAAATGCAACAGAAGGTTTTAGCCAGGCCATTGATACCATAAACAGTTTGAATCCGGATTTTGTATTAACTGGAGGCGACAATATTATGGATGCACTTGGGCAGACATATGAGGCCAGCGATAGCCTTTACAAGCTGTACGAAAATACGGTAGCACAAGTGAAAGCTCCGGTTTATAGCACTATGGGGAATCATGAAGTTTTCGGTTTATACGAAAAAAGCGGAGTATCTCCGTTGCATGAAGAATACGGCAAACAGCTTTACGAAAACCGACTGGCCAAACGATATTACTCATTCGATTATAAAAACTGGCATTTTGTGGTTCTCGACGGGATTGGATTTACAAACGACAGACACTATTACGGACATGTTGACGAAGAACAATTGGAATGGCTAGCTGAGGATCTGAAAACTGCCGGAGACAAACCAATAGCTGTTAGTATTCATATTCCGTTGTTAAGCATAGGATCGCAAATTATGCAAAGCCCTACAGAAGGGATGTCGAAAGGCTCAATTGTAACCAATGCGAACCAGGTTCGGGAGATTCTCGAACAACACAATACAAAACTGGTTTTACAGGGACACTTGCATTTTCTCGAAGATATTGAATACAATGGGATCCATTATATAACCGGAGGAGCTATCTCTTCGCAGTGGTGGCAAGGCCAACGATTTGGCATGGAGGAAGGATTTTTAAAGATTGATGTTAGTGGAGAAAACTTTAGCTGGCAATACGTTGATTATGGCTGGGATGTAAAAGAAGCAATTTAA
- a CDS encoding secondary thiamine-phosphate synthase enzyme YjbQ: MIQQTEITLPAFRRGYHLITRLIEEQLPDLPEKGLLHILVKHTSAGITLNENADPTVRTDFENFINKMIPENDPVYVHTYEGADDMPAHLKSSVIGAEVTIPITRHRLNLGTWQGIYFGEFRDYGGVRRLVLTIYS, from the coding sequence ATGATTCAACAAACAGAAATAACACTTCCCGCATTTAGGCGCGGATACCATTTAATTACCCGTTTAATTGAAGAACAGTTGCCGGACTTGCCCGAGAAGGGATTGTTGCATATTTTGGTAAAACATACGTCGGCGGGTATAACATTGAATGAAAACGCCGACCCGACTGTGCGCACTGACTTTGAGAATTTTATCAATAAAATGATCCCCGAGAACGATCCGGTTTATGTGCATACCTACGAGGGAGCAGATGATATGCCGGCACATTTGAAATCGTCGGTGATTGGTGCTGAGGTAACGATACCGATTACCCGCCATCGTTTAAATCTAGGCACCTGGCAAGGAATTTATTTTGGCGAATTTCGCGATTACGGAGGTGTGCGGCGTTTGGTATTAACGATTTATAGCTAA
- a CDS encoding PAS domain S-box protein — protein sequence MGNINKPKLSYEELLAQNIQLKNQVQEIKEKSKKVEDKYLNIIESSPLGVHFYSLEEDGKLIFEGYNKSAETILGVELKGLIGKTIEEAFPSLAQTEIPSGYKKTARTGKDFFTNHIDYDFGKIKGAYEVMAYQVFQHKIAVNFSNITKRLKNELELTESQQKFKSLFDNIEEGVALHKMIFDGDNKIIDFVWVDVNPKYEKLTQLKKKDLIGKKGKDVISNIEEKWYNLYAEVVLTGIPKTVIEYSEYLDKYWEVKAFRPQEGHFAVAMSEITEKAMARSLLSNSESKYRALYENAPLPYQSLDINGNIIDVNPAWLSTLGYKSEEVLGKNYADFLHPDWKNHFESNFPAFKKRGYVSDVQFKIKHKKGHYLDISFEGYIGEHPDGRFKQTYCVFKDITENKLIEEALKKNQYYLSKAQEMGKIGTWERNIVNNKRIWNKQNYKNFGVKFGTPITDELFLNCIHPDDRQYVTNEWTAATKGKPYDIEHRVVTDGKIKWLRGKANINFDENGKAVSAVGFSQDISKFKESELKLKENERKFRILADSTNDWEYWMDENNKYVFISPSCKRITGYSEEEFYKNPDLFIELIKEDYKDEVFNHYHDLNKKQPRYISEFPIINKNNKEIWIEHSCIPIFDEEGKFLGIRGNNRDITERKIAERELLKSKEIAERSELEFRALYDNSPDMYASVFPETDEIFMCNDTLLEKIGYGRKEIIGTPVLKVFHQDSIEEAKKAFEVFREKGIINNKELIIAKKNGEKIYVSLNVTPIRDKQGKTLYYMYSWRDISDRIKLRQKQLRDRQLLNETGRLAKIGGWEMDVETMTYYYTQETKSIYGLPIDADPPKGVEGLKYYTKEAQEKLGKLLQTAIEKGNKYDVELPFKNAQGKHLWVRTIGNPEKKNGKVTRLYGTFQDITAQKLHETELIKAKEQANSSLQQIKVIQANTPNVIWKWDFDKDGNFTNIYISKAADEFLALPEGSIHNSMDKFSTYILPEYLVLVNDAIKNAVKNPNELISLEYEVKKANGKLAWFSSSGKVIPENKKLTIYGSTIDITEKKQNELKLKQSDRVFNLSLDMFCIAGFDGYFKYLNPAWERTLGWSIEELLSKPWLDFVHPDDADNTENIKSVIVDGKEVYKFENRYICKDGTIKWLSWKSQPFPKENIMIGAVRDITEAKRTENELIQAKEKVEENEKKFRQAFDHAGIGMALVSLKGNLLKINQSACQIWGYTEVELLNMSFQEITHPDDLKKDLELRHKCIDGKINHYNISKRYIKKSGETMWAKLHVSLVRNNLQQPQFFISQIEDITKQVIYEQELIKAKEKAEESDRLKSAFLANMSHEIRTPMNGILGFTELLQEAELSVKNQKNYIDIIEKSGNRLLNTVNDIIEISKIESGEIKVTKSKVDIISLLDILVAFFKHEAKNKNIDIVLQNNIDGNDLTITSDKNKLSSILSNLIKNAIKYTNEGTINVGLKIENNQVLFSCQDTGIGIPKNRQKAIFNRFEQADIEDKHAHQGSGLGLAIVKSYVEMLDGRIWVESETGKGSAFYVLLPHEHEEKKEQIVPLEVKSSDFGMKNINVLIVEDDVISLMHLSEILKAKVKNIISARNGLEAIDACKNNSGIDLILMDFKMPVMDGIEATKEIRRFNKDIVIIAQTAYALEGDREKARDAGCNDYISKPINKDILFEVINKYFNIHAESIT from the coding sequence ATGGGTAATATTAATAAACCTAAGTTATCATACGAAGAACTTTTAGCACAAAACATCCAATTAAAAAATCAGGTTCAGGAGATAAAAGAAAAATCTAAAAAGGTTGAAGATAAATACCTAAATATAATTGAGTCTTCACCTTTAGGTGTGCATTTTTATTCTTTGGAAGAAGATGGTAAATTAATATTTGAGGGATATAACAAATCGGCTGAAACGATTTTAGGTGTAGAGTTGAAAGGTTTAATTGGCAAAACAATAGAAGAGGCTTTCCCTTCTTTGGCGCAAACTGAAATACCCTCAGGGTATAAAAAAACAGCCAGAACGGGTAAAGATTTTTTCACAAATCATATTGATTATGATTTTGGTAAGATTAAAGGTGCTTATGAGGTTATGGCTTATCAAGTTTTTCAGCATAAAATTGCCGTAAATTTCTCTAACATTACAAAAAGGTTAAAAAATGAGCTAGAATTAACAGAAAGTCAACAAAAATTTAAATCGCTTTTTGACAATATTGAAGAAGGTGTAGCACTTCATAAAATGATATTTGATGGAGATAACAAAATTATCGATTTTGTTTGGGTTGATGTAAATCCTAAATACGAAAAATTAACCCAGTTAAAGAAGAAAGACTTAATAGGGAAAAAAGGTAAAGATGTAATTTCTAATATTGAAGAAAAATGGTATAACCTGTATGCGGAAGTTGTGCTGACAGGAATTCCAAAAACAGTAATTGAATACTCAGAATATTTAGATAAATATTGGGAAGTAAAAGCATTTAGACCACAAGAAGGTCACTTTGCTGTAGCAATGAGTGAAATTACGGAGAAGGCAATGGCACGATCTTTATTATCTAATAGCGAATCGAAATATCGGGCCTTATACGAAAATGCACCACTTCCTTATCAATCTTTAGATATTAACGGTAACATAATAGATGTAAACCCAGCATGGCTTTCCACGCTTGGATATAAAAGTGAAGAGGTATTAGGTAAAAACTATGCTGACTTTCTTCATCCTGATTGGAAAAATCATTTTGAATCCAATTTCCCAGCTTTTAAAAAAAGGGGTTATGTGAGTGACGTACAATTTAAAATTAAGCATAAAAAGGGACATTATTTAGATATTTCTTTTGAAGGTTATATTGGCGAGCATCCTGATGGAAGATTTAAACAAACCTACTGTGTTTTTAAAGACATAACCGAAAATAAATTAATTGAAGAAGCTTTAAAGAAGAACCAATATTATTTATCCAAGGCACAGGAAATGGGTAAAATTGGCACATGGGAGCGAAACATTGTAAATAATAAACGAATTTGGAATAAACAAAATTACAAGAACTTTGGTGTAAAATTTGGAACTCCAATTACCGATGAATTATTTTTAAACTGTATTCACCCAGATGATAGACAATATGTGACTAATGAATGGACTGCTGCAACAAAAGGGAAACCGTATGATATTGAGCATAGAGTTGTTACAGACGGTAAAATAAAATGGTTAAGGGGAAAGGCTAACATAAATTTCGATGAAAATGGGAAAGCAGTTTCCGCTGTTGGATTTTCACAAGACATTTCAAAATTTAAAGAGTCAGAGCTAAAGTTAAAAGAAAATGAAAGAAAATTCAGAATATTAGCAGACAGCACTAATGACTGGGAATATTGGATGGATGAAAACAATAAATATGTTTTTATTTCTCCATCGTGTAAACGAATAACAGGATATTCCGAAGAAGAATTTTATAAAAACCCAGACCTTTTCATTGAGCTGATAAAAGAAGATTATAAGGATGAAGTTTTTAACCATTACCATGATCTCAATAAGAAACAACCACGCTATATATCAGAATTTCCAATAATAAATAAAAACAACAAAGAAATTTGGATTGAGCATTCGTGTATTCCAATTTTTGATGAAGAAGGTAAATTTTTAGGAATAAGGGGAAATAATAGAGATATTACAGAACGTAAAATTGCTGAAAGAGAGCTATTAAAATCTAAAGAAATAGCTGAGCGTAGTGAATTAGAGTTCAGAGCACTTTACGATAATTCCCCAGATATGTATGCATCGGTTTTTCCAGAAACAGATGAAATATTTATGTGCAATGATACATTGCTCGAGAAAATCGGTTATGGCAGAAAGGAAATTATTGGCACTCCTGTTTTAAAAGTTTTTCATCAGGACTCAATCGAAGAAGCGAAAAAAGCCTTTGAAGTTTTTAGAGAAAAAGGAATTATCAACAATAAAGAATTGATAATAGCTAAAAAGAATGGTGAAAAAATTTATGTGAGTTTGAATGTAACGCCAATTAGAGATAAACAAGGCAAAACTCTTTATTACATGTATTCCTGGAGGGATATATCAGATCGAATAAAACTGAGACAAAAACAATTGAGAGATAGACAGTTGCTGAATGAAACAGGACGTTTGGCTAAAATTGGCGGATGGGAGATGGATGTTGAAACAATGACTTACTACTATACGCAAGAAACTAAAAGTATTTATGGTTTGCCAATAGATGCTGACCCGCCAAAGGGAGTAGAAGGATTAAAATACTATACTAAAGAAGCTCAGGAAAAATTAGGAAAATTACTGCAGACCGCTATTGAAAAAGGGAATAAATACGATGTTGAACTTCCCTTTAAAAATGCTCAAGGGAAACATTTGTGGGTAAGAACGATCGGAAATCCAGAGAAAAAGAATGGAAAAGTTACACGTTTATATGGGACATTTCAAGATATTACGGCACAAAAACTGCACGAAACGGAGCTAATAAAAGCCAAAGAACAAGCGAATAGCAGTTTGCAACAAATTAAAGTAATTCAAGCAAACACGCCAAATGTCATATGGAAATGGGATTTTGATAAAGATGGGAATTTTACCAATATTTATATTTCAAAGGCAGCAGATGAATTCCTTGCATTACCTGAAGGTAGTATTCACAATTCAATGGATAAGTTTTCCACTTACATTTTACCCGAATATTTAGTTTTAGTTAACGATGCTATAAAAAATGCTGTCAAAAATCCCAATGAGCTGATTTCTCTTGAATATGAAGTAAAAAAAGCAAATGGTAAACTGGCTTGGTTCTCATCATCGGGCAAGGTTATACCTGAAAACAAAAAATTAACGATTTATGGCTCGACAATAGATATCACGGAAAAAAAACAAAATGAACTAAAATTAAAACAAAGTGACAGAGTATTTAATTTGTCTCTTGACATGTTTTGTATTGCAGGATTCGATGGATATTTTAAATATCTGAATCCTGCATGGGAAAGAACTCTGGGTTGGTCTATCGAAGAATTACTATCAAAACCCTGGCTTGATTTTGTGCATCCAGATGATGCAGATAATACTGAAAATATCAAATCGGTTATTGTTGATGGCAAAGAAGTCTACAAATTTGAAAACAGATACATCTGTAAAGACGGTACTATTAAATGGCTCTCATGGAAGTCTCAACCATTTCCAAAGGAGAACATCATGATTGGAGCAGTAAGGGATATTACAGAAGCAAAAAGAACTGAAAATGAATTAATACAAGCCAAAGAAAAAGTAGAAGAAAATGAAAAAAAATTCAGACAGGCTTTTGACCATGCAGGTATTGGAATGGCTTTGGTTTCATTGAAAGGCAATTTGCTAAAAATTAATCAATCTGCTTGTCAAATTTGGGGATACACTGAAGTTGAATTATTAAATATGTCATTTCAGGAAATAACACATCCTGACGATTTGAAAAAAGATTTAGAACTTCGACATAAATGTATTGACGGAAAAATAAATCATTACAATATTTCAAAAAGATACATTAAAAAATCCGGTGAAACAATGTGGGCAAAACTTCATGTTTCACTAGTTCGAAATAATTTACAACAGCCTCAATTTTTTATTTCACAAATAGAAGACATTACAAAACAGGTTATTTACGAACAAGAATTGATTAAAGCCAAAGAAAAGGCAGAAGAAAGTGATCGATTAAAATCTGCATTTTTAGCCAATATGAGTCACGAAATCCGCACACCGATGAATGGGATATTGGGTTTTACTGAATTGCTTCAAGAAGCTGAATTATCAGTTAAAAACCAAAAGAACTATATTGATATAATTGAAAAAAGTGGCAATCGCCTTTTAAACACCGTTAATGATATAATAGAGATTTCGAAAATTGAAAGTGGCGAAATAAAAGTTACAAAATCCAAGGTCGATATAATCAGTCTTTTAGATATACTTGTTGCATTTTTTAAACATGAAGCAAAAAACAAGAACATTGATATTGTTCTGCAAAACAATATTGATGGAAATGATTTAACGATTACATCAGACAAGAACAAGTTAAGTTCCATATTATCAAATTTGATAAAAAATGCCATTAAATATACAAATGAAGGAACGATTAATGTTGGTTTAAAAATAGAAAACAACCAGGTACTTTTTTCCTGTCAGGATACGGGTATTGGTATTCCAAAAAATAGGCAAAAAGCGATATTTAATCGATTTGAGCAAGCAGATATTGAAGATAAACATGCACATCAAGGTTCAGGATTAGGTCTTGCTATTGTTAAATCGTATGTTGAAATGTTGGATGGAAGAATCTGGGTTGAGTCAGAAACAGGAAAAGGTTCAGCATTTTATGTTTTGTTACCTCATGAACACGAAGAGAAGAAAGAACAGATTGTTCCACTAGAAGTAAAATCATCCGATTTTGGCATGAAAAATATTAACGTCCTAATTGTTGAAGACGATGTTATTAGTTTAATGCATCTTTCAGAAATACTGAAAGCTAAGGTTAAAAATATTATTTCGGCAAGGAATGGTTTAGAAGCTATAGATGCTTGCAAAAATAATTCAGGAATTGATTTAATACTGATGGATTTTAAGATGCCTGTAATGGATGGAATTGAAGCCACAAAAGAGATTAGAAGATTCAATAAGGATATTGTAATCATTGCTCAGACAGCTTATGCTCTCGAAGGAGACCGAGAAAAAGCACGTGATGCCGGATGTAACGATTATATTTCAAAACCAATTAATAAGGACATACTTTTTGAAGTGATTAATAAATATTTTAATATACATGCTGAAAGTATTACCTGA